The following proteins are co-located in the Trichormus variabilis 0441 genome:
- a CDS encoding LptF/LptG family permease, giving the protein MDRYLTSELLPTFLFGVGAFSSIGVTIDAVFELVRRVVESGLPVSIAVQVFLLKLPNFIVLAFPMSTLLATLMTYSRLSSESELIALRGCGVSVYRMVMTAVMLSFVVTGLTFLFNEQIAPAANYQATLTLDKALKSDKPKLKQQNIFYPEYRDIQEKDGTKNRILTRLFYADQFDGKQMKGLTIIDRSTDGLNQIVVAESAEWNGAQSIWDFYNGTIYLVAPDRSYRNILRFEKQQLKLPRTPLSLAEQSRDYGEMNIAQALDQLNIERLGGDRQKIRKLEVRIQQKFALPFVCVVFGLVGAAMGTIPQRTGKGTSFGISVIVIFSYYLLGFITGALGQAGVFSPFIGAWLPNFIGLGVGIFLLVRVAQR; this is encoded by the coding sequence ATGGATCGCTACTTGACTAGCGAATTACTGCCGACATTTTTGTTTGGTGTTGGGGCTTTTTCATCCATTGGTGTGACGATTGACGCTGTATTTGAGTTAGTCAGAAGAGTTGTAGAGTCTGGACTACCCGTGAGTATTGCGGTGCAGGTTTTCTTATTAAAACTGCCTAATTTCATCGTGTTGGCTTTCCCCATGTCTACGCTGTTGGCGACTTTGATGACTTATAGTCGTCTATCAAGCGAAAGTGAGTTGATTGCTTTGCGTGGTTGTGGGGTGAGTGTCTATCGCATGGTGATGACGGCGGTAATGTTGAGTTTTGTCGTCACAGGGTTGACATTTTTATTTAACGAGCAAATTGCCCCAGCAGCAAATTACCAAGCAACTCTCACTTTAGACAAAGCCCTGAAATCAGATAAGCCCAAACTCAAACAACAGAATATTTTTTACCCTGAATATCGGGATATACAAGAGAAAGATGGGACAAAGAACAGAATATTAACCCGCCTGTTTTATGCCGACCAGTTTGACGGAAAACAGATGAAAGGGTTAACTATCATCGACCGTTCAACAGATGGTTTAAATCAAATTGTCGTCGCAGAATCTGCTGAGTGGAACGGCGCACAAAGCATCTGGGATTTTTATAACGGTACCATTTATTTAGTAGCACCCGATCGCTCTTATCGTAATATTCTCCGATTTGAAAAGCAACAACTCAAACTACCCCGTACACCCTTAAGTTTGGCAGAACAAAGCCGCGATTATGGGGAAATGAATATTGCCCAAGCTTTAGACCAGCTAAATATTGAACGCCTTGGTGGCGATCGCCAAAAAATTCGTAAACTGGAAGTAAGAATCCAACAAAAATTTGCTTTGCCTTTTGTTTGTGTAGTATTTGGTTTGGTAGGTGCAGCGATGGGAACCATACCTCAACGCACAGGCAAAGGCACTAGTTTTGGTATTAGTGTCATAGTAATTTTTTCTTACTACTTACTGGGTTTTATCACTGGCGCTTTAGGACAAGCTGGTGTTTTTTCTCCCTTTATCGGCGCGTGGCTACCAAACTTTATTGGACTAGGAGTAGGAATCTTCTTATTAGTGCGGGTTGCTCAACGCTAA
- the lptB gene encoding LPS export ABC transporter ATP-binding protein: protein MKIVLENIHKSYGKRVIVNRVNLSVAQGEIVGLLGPNGAGKTTTFYIATGLEKPNQGRVWLDSLDITGLPMHKRARLGIGYLAQEASVFRQLSVQDNILLVFEQTNVPRWEWAKRLNTLLREFRLEKVAKSKGIQLSGGERRRTELARALAAGGEGPKFLFLDEPFAGVDPIAVFEIQQIVAQLRDRGMGILITDHNVRETLAITDRAYILREGQILAYGNADELYNNPLVRQYYLGDNFQV, encoded by the coding sequence GTGAAAATTGTTTTAGAAAATATTCACAAGTCTTACGGCAAGAGAGTAATTGTCAATCGCGTTAATCTTTCTGTCGCTCAGGGTGAAATAGTTGGTTTACTAGGCCCCAATGGGGCTGGTAAAACGACGACGTTCTACATTGCTACAGGTTTAGAAAAACCCAATCAGGGGCGAGTTTGGCTAGATAGTTTAGATATTACTGGCTTACCTATGCACAAAAGGGCAAGATTGGGCATTGGCTATTTAGCTCAGGAAGCAAGCGTTTTTCGCCAACTTTCAGTACAAGATAATATTCTCTTGGTGTTTGAGCAAACTAATGTGCCGCGTTGGGAGTGGGCAAAACGACTCAACACTTTACTGCGGGAGTTCCGCTTAGAAAAAGTTGCTAAAAGTAAAGGTATCCAACTATCTGGGGGAGAAAGACGACGAACGGAATTAGCAAGGGCTTTAGCGGCTGGGGGAGAAGGTCCAAAATTTCTATTTTTGGATGAACCCTTTGCTGGTGTTGACCCGATCGCAGTCTTCGAGATTCAACAAATTGTCGCACAATTACGCGATCGCGGCATGGGAATCTTAATTACAGACCATAATGTTAGAGAAACCTTAGCTATCACCGACCGCGCCTATATCCTCCGTGAAGGGCAAATTCTGGCCTACGGCAATGCTGATGAACTGTACAATAATCCACTTGTCCGTCAATATTACTTAGGTGATAATTTTCAGGTTTAG